The stretch of DNA GGTAATGGTACATCCAGACGACACTGCTTTGTTATGTATTCTGTATAGATTCTCGCCCTCGGAACCAATTGCAACATACGAGATGTCTAGAGTCACTTTTGGTTTAGCTCCATCATCGTTCCTTGCTACGCGATGTTTGCAGCAACTAGCACTCGACGAAGGTGATCAACACCCAAGAGCAAAAGCGGCGCTCGTTAACGATTTTTACGTCGATGATTTTATCGGAGGAGCGAACTCCGAAGAAGAGGCTATTTTGCTACGGCATGAATTGGAGCAGTTGCTGTCAAAGGGTGGCTTCAGACTGCGAAAATGGGTGTCAAATTTGGAAACTGTGTTGACAGGACTACCTCCTGGTGAACTGGGAACATCATCTATGCTAAATTTTGATCAGGAGCGCATGAAAACGCTAGGAGTAAACTGGCAACCAGGGTCAGATTTACTTAGCATCGACGTATCAGCTTTCGCTGTAAGCGGACAGTGGACTAGACGCAAAGTTTATTCTGTCATCACACAATTTTTCGATCCCACCGGTATCACAGCACCCGTAATTACATGGGTTAAGATTCGGATGCCGTTACTCTGGGTTGCCACTCAAGGATGGGATGATTCATTGTCACCAGACTTGGAGGAACAATGGGCAGATTTTTATCAGCAGCTCCCGTTACTTTCCAACATCAAGGTGGACCGATATGTGTTTACCGATCATCCGGCATTGACACAGTTTCACGTATTTTCGGATGCGTCCGAAGCTGCCTACGGCGCGTGCATCTACGCTCGTTCTATCAGTCGGTTTGGGCGGATCAAAGTAGAGTTGTTGGCAGCGAAATCTCGCCCAGCAAGCCTGAAGAAAATCACACTCTCAAGGTTAGAGCTATGCGGTGCCCTCGTTGCGGCTAGACTTTACCGTATGACTGTTAACGCCCTGAAAATGGAGGAAATTGAGGCTTGGTTCTGGTCTGATTCGACCATCGTTCTTTCGTGGCTGAAGCTGCCACCTTACGTGTGGCCTACATTCGTCGCAAACCGGGTCTCACACATCCAAGAGCTTACGAAGGGACACCGGTGGAACCACGTAAAGGGGACGGAGAATCCTGCTGATCTTGTGTCGCGAGGTGTTATGCCAAAGGATCTAGCAGATTTGTCGCATTGGTTCCATGGTCCGCCGTGGTTGTCACTATTCGACCAACATTGGAACACCAGAGAACATTTGAAATACGAGAAGCCATCGGAGGAATCATTGCAGATGAAGAAAAGCGTCCTCGTGGTAGCAGACTCCTCCCAACCTCATCCTTTTCTGGGTCACTATTCGTGTTATTGGAAGCTATTGCGGATTACAGCCTATTGTATGAGATTCATCCGGAATTGTAAACGTCACAGCTCGCCCCCCACCATCCCAATTCTCAGCGTCAACGAACTTAAAGAAGCCAAGTACGCACTGGTACGGTGTGTTCAGCTGGAATCATTCTCTGTGGAAATCAAGGCACTCGCAAACCATCGTATTATTCCAGCTCACTCGTCGTTGAAACTGCTCAACCCTTTCCTGGATCAGCAGGGTATACTTCGTGTAGGTGGCCGGCTCAAACTTGCTGGAGAATCGTACTCTGTTCGGCATCCCATGATTATCCCCGGCAATCATTCTTTCTCGCGACAGATGGCAGTCGCTTACCACGTAATGGCACTTCATTGTGGTCCCCACATGACACTCGCTCAAATTCGGCAAGAATTCTGGCCTTTAAATGGTAGGGCACTGGCAACCTTTACTTTCCGGAACTGCATTCGCTGCTTCCGAAGCAACCCTGTTCCTATATCTCCTGGTCAACTTCCTAAGCCACGTACAACTCCCACTCGTGCATTCGCTTTTACCGGTGTAGACTACTGTGGTCCAGTCTACTTGAAGCCCGTGCACCGTCGCGCTGCTGCTTAAAAGGCTTACATCGCCGTTTTTGTGTGCTTCAGCACGAAAGCGGTCCATCTCGAGCTGGTAGGCGATCTCTCAACGGTCGCCTTTCTGGCTGCCCTGCGTCGCTTCGTGTCCCGTAGAGGCCTACCCGCCGAGATTCACTCGGACAATGGTCTCAACTTCCAGGGTGCCAGTAACCATCTTCGAGAGCTGTACGACTTACTGTATGATCCGACGGTGGCAGCTAAAATCACTAGCCAAACCTCCCAGCGAGGCATTATTTGGAAATTTATCCCGTCACGAGCACCCAATTTCGGCAGGCTTTGTGAGGCAGCAGTGAAGTCTACGAAGCTGTCGCTCATCCGAGTTCTGGGCAAACGACAACTTTCCTTTGAGGACATGACGACGATCCTCATTCAGGTCGAGGCGGTAATAAATGCTCGACCACTCACTCCGCTGTCGGAAGATCCCGACGAATTGGACGTGCTCACTCCTGGACATTTCCTGACAGGCACCTCCCTATTAGCATTACCTGATCCGGATTACACTGATGTTGCAACGAACCGGCTACAACACTACCAGTAATTGCAGCAACTAGTACAGCAGCATTGGAAGCGGTGGAGGCGAGAATACATCTCGCAACTTCACAACCAGAATCAGCGATTTCCTCAAGCAACAAAGCTAAAGATCGGACAAATGGTTGTGCTCAAGGAGGACAACAACGCGGCTATCGAGTGGCCTCTAGCTCGCATCATCGAAGTCTACCCTGGCCCCGACGATGTAGTCAGAGTAGTGAAACTACAAACACCGAGTGGAGCCTTCTACAAACGTCAGGCTTCACGTGTTTGTCTATCACCATCCAAGAAGA from Toxorhynchites rutilus septentrionalis strain SRP chromosome 3, ASM2978413v1, whole genome shotgun sequence encodes:
- the LOC129774169 gene encoding uncharacterized protein LOC129774169 encodes the protein MTKKLKQKLHVQARIDKLDEKWEEFEEVQTQIEELEELEEERADQHTKTRAEFEELYFKKKRHVNALLQYPKLKRMNASGIHDVIDCFDRHLKILDQLGEVTTGWGAMRTQLLISKLDDVSQKDWEEFAVKKEKPAYLHVMEFLEEQTRILDAIAVDQHSESKHAPFSSTPLPFKQPVSKLSVHSMSEKFSPKCVSCSGSHYISNCPAFVQMTLDKRFQVVNSKKLCSNCLRRDQYSRDCSSNFRCRTCSKKHHTLLHPGLSASGSGSAADAQDPKGSQLVGSGAPMTTAHTTEIPQQSIQSSMATIYAANVAAESREVHVFLSTVLVSVKDCNGRLHTARALLDSGSQANLISERLCQILKLHRKEVSIPISGVGSARVQINNSVSTTIGSRIMDYSIPMKFLVIKKVTEDQPSTTIPIGSWNLPSDMTLADPGFHKRAPIDLLLGLEYFYEFLLLNTGRVQIQRVGEGLPLFVNTVFGWIAAGKADLGSMNPVPCCHAVVHNTTLEEKIERFWTIEELQDVPKLTQEELDCEEHFRTTFSRDATGRYVVRLPKRMGFEQMIGESKETALRRLMQLERRFNKDTELRRRYKEEIRAYLDQNHMKLVPEQELKRDKRIAFYLPLQGIELHHEDSARPAIQDTLFDLLLRFRKYFVALVADIEKMYLQVMVHPDDTALLCILYRFSPSEPIATYEMSRVTFGLAPSSFLATRCLQQLALDEGDQHPRAKAALVNDFYVDDFIGGANSEEEAILLRHELEQLLSKGGFRLRKWVSNLETVLTGLPPGELGTSSMLNFDQERMKTLGVNWQPGSDLLSIDVSAFAVSGQWTRRKVYSVITQFFDPTGITAPVITWVKIRMPLLWVATQGWDDSLSPDLEEQWADFYQQLPLLSNIKVDRYVFTDHPALTQFHVFSDASEAAYGACIYARSISRFGRIKVELLAAKSRPASLKKITLSRLELCGALVAARLYRMTVNALKMEEIEAWFWSDSTIVLSWLKLPPYVWPTFVANRVSHIQELTKGHRWNHVKGTENPADLVSRGVMPKDLADLSHWFHGPPWLSLFDQHWNTREHLKYEKPSEESLQMKKSVLVVADSSQPHPFLGHYSCYWKLLRITAYCMRFIRNCKRHSSPPTIPILSVNELKEAKYALVRCVQLESFSVEIKALANHRIIPAHSSLKLLNPFLDQQGILRVGGRLKLAGESYSVRHPMIIPGNHSFSRQMAVAYHVMALHCGPHMTLAQIRTKAVHLELVGDLSTVAFLAALRRFVSRRGLPAEIHSDNGLNFQGASNHLRELYDLLYDPTVAAKITSQTSQRGIIWKFIPSRAPNFGRLCEAAVKSTKLSLIRVLGKRQLSFEDMTTILIQVEAVINARPLTPLSEDPDELDVLTPGHFLTGTSLLALPDPDYTDVATNRLQHYQ